In Dyadobacter subterraneus, a single genomic region encodes these proteins:
- a CDS encoding SLBB domain-containing protein codes for MNTFKLAKNCKFFLPYLLSLIITLPALAQVVTPTAPTSAPTSTGAGTTQSGQQSGTTTPKGTQQGNQPANSNQQSNTPKSTDPQSTEKGKAAAANTDPNAPKDASTDQSKINTSTTGTLTPAEQEKLALREKIYGYSIFADKKFDPIPDLQIATPTNYVVGPGDNLNIYLYNYAEATYKTIVSRDGFISIARLGNIYVNGRTIEEIRKILIDKFSKFTPGLIGENGETAKTKLMVTLGEIRNVKVFVTGEVINPGTYEITSLASAFNALYQAGGPNEIGSFRDVRVVRAGKVISHMDIYDYLVNGKIDGDIRVQDNDNIVVGFYKKRVEVTGEMKRPGIYELKPEEKLADVIKYAGGFTDQAYQSRIKIERITARERKIVDVPQDQFATAEVVTGDLIDVETVLDRVENIVTIEGAVMRSGDFSLDTSPTLKTLIENAQGLREDAFTGRISVLRTRPDLTIESIQLNLGDVLNGTVPDLVLTRLDQVVIPSKFDMAQSAIVTVEGEVNNPKFGENDGKYPYVANMTLEDVLVKAGGFRESAYTSEVEVIRRKRNSIPGAANAQIAETFKFNVNRDLSIGNKETNFVLLPFDQVIVRKSPNYVEQQSVFLEGEVLVPGSYTIINKNDKISDIIKRSGGLTELAFPEGATLLRRTIVTNVTEATNYEQEQESQETIKKGRAAVSLPNVKEESIGIKLSVIMKNPGSFEDLVVQEGDIIRIPKRLETVQVTGEVLYPTTVKYGKGLSFSDYISHSGGFTTRSLRKSSYIKYPNGSVDRTRKFMFFNVYPKVQPGSEIFVPARGIPALTPQQAIQTTIGVLSSVMTLIVTVLAFRTLK; via the coding sequence ATGAACACATTCAAGTTGGCTAAAAACTGTAAATTTTTCTTACCTTATCTATTAAGCCTGATTATTACTTTACCCGCTTTAGCCCAGGTTGTAACCCCAACTGCACCGACAAGCGCGCCTACATCAACCGGAGCCGGAACCACGCAAAGCGGCCAGCAATCGGGTACAACAACACCGAAGGGAACACAACAGGGAAATCAGCCTGCAAATTCAAATCAGCAATCTAACACACCGAAAAGTACTGATCCGCAATCTACGGAAAAAGGAAAAGCAGCTGCGGCTAACACAGATCCCAACGCACCAAAAGATGCCTCAACGGATCAGAGTAAAATCAATACTTCAACTACCGGAACATTAACACCGGCTGAACAGGAGAAACTGGCTTTACGTGAAAAAATTTACGGATATTCTATTTTCGCCGATAAGAAATTCGATCCGATTCCTGATTTGCAAATAGCAACTCCAACAAATTATGTAGTTGGGCCGGGGGATAATCTTAATATCTACCTTTATAATTATGCAGAAGCCACCTATAAAACAATAGTGAGCAGAGATGGTTTTATTAGTATTGCAAGGCTGGGTAATATTTATGTAAACGGAAGGACGATCGAAGAAATAAGAAAAATATTAATTGATAAATTTTCCAAGTTCACACCAGGCCTTATTGGTGAAAATGGTGAAACAGCGAAAACCAAGTTAATGGTAACGCTTGGCGAGATACGAAATGTGAAAGTATTTGTAACAGGGGAAGTTATCAATCCGGGAACTTACGAAATTACTTCTCTGGCTTCTGCCTTTAATGCGCTTTACCAGGCGGGCGGACCAAATGAAATCGGTTCTTTCCGCGATGTACGTGTAGTACGTGCAGGAAAAGTGATTTCACACATGGACATTTATGATTACTTGGTCAATGGAAAAATTGACGGAGATATTCGTGTGCAGGACAATGACAATATTGTTGTTGGCTTTTACAAAAAGAGAGTTGAAGTTACAGGTGAAATGAAAAGACCTGGTATTTATGAACTGAAACCGGAAGAAAAACTGGCTGATGTAATTAAATATGCCGGTGGATTCACAGATCAGGCTTATCAGTCGCGTATTAAAATTGAACGTATTACGGCCAGAGAAAGGAAAATTGTTGATGTGCCGCAGGATCAGTTTGCAACTGCTGAGGTTGTTACAGGTGATTTAATAGATGTGGAAACGGTACTTGACCGTGTTGAAAATATTGTAACGATTGAAGGTGCTGTCATGCGCAGCGGGGATTTTTCACTTGACACAAGTCCTACATTAAAGACTTTGATAGAAAATGCACAAGGTTTAAGAGAAGATGCTTTTACGGGTAGAATCTCGGTTTTAAGAACAAGACCAGACCTGACTATTGAAAGTATCCAGCTTAACTTGGGCGATGTATTGAATGGAACTGTACCTGATTTGGTACTTACACGTCTTGATCAGGTTGTCATTCCTTCCAAATTTGACATGGCGCAATCTGCCATCGTAACTGTTGAAGGAGAAGTTAACAATCCAAAATTTGGTGAAAACGATGGAAAATATCCATACGTTGCCAATATGACATTGGAAGATGTTTTGGTAAAAGCAGGTGGTTTCAGAGAATCTGCTTACACTTCGGAAGTTGAAGTTATCAGAAGAAAAAGAAACAGTATTCCGGGAGCTGCGAACGCTCAAATTGCAGAAACTTTTAAATTTAATGTGAACCGCGATCTTTCGATTGGAAACAAAGAAACCAATTTTGTACTTCTTCCTTTTGATCAGGTTATTGTAAGAAAATCACCAAACTATGTTGAACAGCAGTCTGTTTTCCTTGAAGGTGAAGTTCTTGTACCTGGATCATATACCATTATCAACAAAAATGATAAGATCAGCGATATCATCAAAAGATCGGGCGGATTAACTGAGCTGGCATTCCCTGAGGGCGCCACTTTGTTAAGAAGAACTATTGTGACCAATGTTACTGAAGCTACAAATTACGAGCAGGAGCAGGAAAGTCAGGAAACTATTAAAAAAGGCAGAGCGGCAGTTTCTCTTCCTAACGTAAAAGAAGAGTCTATCGGAATCAAGCTTAGCGTGATTATGAAAAATCCGGGTTCATTTGAGGATCTGGTTGTTCAGGAAGGCGATATAATCCGGATTCCAAAAAGACTTGAAACGGTGCAGGTTACAGGAGAAGTTCTTTATCCTACAACTGTAAAATACGGAAAAGGATTATCATTCTCTGATTACATTTCACATTCAGGAGGATTTACAACAAGATCTTTACGTAAAAGCTCTTACATCAAATATCCAAACGGATCGGTAGACAGAACGAGGAAATTCATGTTCTTCAATGTTTATCCAAAAGTTCAGCCAGGATCAGAAATATTTGTTCCTGCAAGAGGAATACCTGCTCTGACACCACAACAGGCTATCCAGACGACAATTGGTGTGTTAAGTTCTGTAATGACCCTTATTGTAACTGTTCTTGCCTTCCGTACCTTAAAGTAA
- a CDS encoding ABC transporter permease, with the protein MQHTTTIKAGGSEKDYWKDLWRNKQLLLILSKRDISVRYKQTLLGVAWSVLRPIMTMTVMVFVFSYVAKLKGDEGIPYPLMVLCGITIWTFFANTFSQISSSILINSNLVSKVYFPRLLMPLSSVAVGFVDFLITLGIFLILTVFFHHPLSWNILYLPAFLLLAFITSMGFGLFFAVLNVRFRDIGQLIPFIVQVGFYICPIAYSSRLAEGMWYEKYYNLNPMVGIIDGFKWCLLGDKAYFNPNSVYSTAIISVVILILSLIYFRKKENTFVDHI; encoded by the coding sequence ATGCAGCATACGACTACTATTAAAGCCGGAGGATCGGAAAAAGATTACTGGAAAGATTTGTGGAGAAATAAACAATTGCTATTAATTCTTTCCAAAAGAGATATATCAGTTCGTTATAAACAAACACTTTTAGGAGTTGCCTGGAGTGTTTTGCGTCCCATTATGACAATGACCGTAATGGTTTTTGTTTTTAGTTATGTGGCAAAATTAAAAGGTGATGAAGGAATACCGTATCCATTAATGGTTTTGTGCGGAATTACAATCTGGACCTTTTTTGCCAATACATTTTCCCAGATTAGCAGCAGTATACTGATTAACTCCAATCTTGTTTCCAAAGTATATTTCCCAAGACTGCTGATGCCGCTTAGTTCGGTGGCTGTCGGATTTGTGGATTTTCTGATAACACTTGGGATCTTCCTTATTTTGACTGTATTTTTTCACCATCCGCTTAGCTGGAATATTCTTTATCTGCCCGCATTTTTGTTATTGGCCTTTATTACTTCAATGGGTTTCGGCCTTTTCTTTGCGGTTTTAAATGTGCGTTTCAGAGATATTGGCCAGTTAATTCCATTTATCGTTCAGGTTGGTTTTTACATATGTCCTATCGCTTACAGCAGCAGACTTGCAGAAGGTATGTGGTATGAGAAATATTATAATTTAAACCCAATGGTTGGGATTATTGATGGTTTTAAATGGTGCTTATTGGGTGACAAAGCTTATTTTAACCCGAACAGCGTTTACTCAACGGCAATAATTTCGGTTGTTATTCTGATATTATCCTTAATTTACTTTCGTAAAAAGGAAAATACTTTCGTAGATCATATTTAG
- a CDS encoding ABC transporter ATP-binding protein translates to MSVITAENISKKYIIDHKQKSSGPSTFRDIFSESFDKMFSSKKKSQSHFDEKEEFWALKDVNFTIDQGDRIGIVGHNGAGKSTLLKILSRITEPSTGQITIDGRVASLLEVGTGFHPELTGRENIYLNGAILGMAKSEIKQSFDAIVDFAGVEKFLDTPVKRYSSGMYVRLGFAIAAHLNPEILIVDEVLAVGDTEFQKKCLGKMRDVSESGRTLLFVSHNLTAIQALCNKSFYFEKGKLIDQGDTTHIVTNYLSKVSHKTLERHWDDVNNAPGNDQVRIKSFKLLADYQDNLVHIDVRTPMNFQFEFWNMEEGANLNLSMHLYTFTGECIFNVGTTSQQFGKGLVTGTCEIPGHFLNDGSYVVSMMIVKDTSTVLYNMEEALIFDIEDYRENVTWYGKWPGYIRPKLNFSIRQTEHIVND, encoded by the coding sequence ATGTCTGTAATCACAGCTGAAAATATCAGCAAGAAATATATTATTGACCACAAGCAAAAAAGCAGTGGTCCGTCAACGTTTCGCGACATTTTTAGCGAATCGTTTGACAAAATGTTTTCATCAAAAAAGAAAAGTCAGTCTCATTTTGATGAAAAAGAAGAATTCTGGGCGTTAAAAGATGTAAACTTTACAATCGATCAGGGCGACCGGATCGGGATTGTAGGTCATAACGGAGCGGGAAAGTCTACACTGCTCAAAATACTCAGCCGTATTACTGAACCTAGTACCGGACAAATCACAATTGATGGCCGCGTAGCAAGTTTGCTGGAAGTAGGGACAGGTTTTCATCCTGAACTTACAGGCCGCGAGAATATTTATCTTAACGGCGCTATTCTCGGAATGGCAAAAAGTGAGATAAAACAATCTTTTGATGCCATTGTTGATTTTGCCGGTGTTGAGAAATTTCTTGATACGCCTGTAAAAAGATATTCTTCGGGAATGTATGTGCGTTTGGGATTTGCTATCGCTGCGCATTTAAATCCGGAAATTTTGATCGTGGATGAGGTACTTGCCGTTGGTGATACCGAATTCCAGAAAAAATGTCTTGGCAAAATGCGGGATGTTTCTGAAAGCGGAAGAACACTTTTATTTGTGAGCCATAACCTTACGGCGATACAAGCACTTTGCAACAAATCTTTCTATTTCGAAAAAGGAAAACTGATCGATCAGGGTGATACCACGCATATTGTTACCAATTACCTAAGCAAAGTTTCGCACAAAACGCTGGAACGTCATTGGGATGATGTAAATAATGCCCCGGGAAATGATCAGGTTCGCATAAAAAGTTTCAAACTTCTTGCCGACTATCAGGATAACCTGGTTCATATTGACGTGCGCACGCCGATGAATTTCCAATTTGAATTTTGGAATATGGAGGAAGGTGCTAATCTGAATTTAAGTATGCACCTTTACACTTTCACTGGTGAATGTATATTTAACGTAGGGACAACATCACAGCAATTTGGCAAAGGGCTGGTAACAGGTACCTGCGAAATTCCTGGTCACTTTTTGAATGACGGTTCTTATGTAGTTTCCATGATGATAGTAAAAGATACAAGTACTGTACTTTACAACATGGAAGAAGCGCTGATTTTTGACATTGAAGATTACCGTGAAAACGTAACCTGGTATGGCAAATGGCCTGGGTACATTCGCCCGAAACTTAATTTTTCTATTCGTCAAACTGAACATATAGTGAATGATTAA
- a CDS encoding DegT/DnrJ/EryC1/StrS family aminotransferase, with translation MINVTKAYLPDQEQYIKYVREIWDRGYLTNNGPLVQELEAKLKEYLNVDYLYFCGNGTIVLQIAMKALGIKGEVITTPFSYVATSNVILWENCLPVFVDIDPETFNINPDLIEASITSETTAILATHVYGNPCDVEKIEAIAKKHNLKVIYDGAHAFGVTYKGKSLFSYGDLSTCSFHATKVFHTTEGGALISNHPELDKELHLLRAFGHKGDEEYYFAGINGKNSEFHAAMGLCNLPNVPDIIAARKEIFDWYDGFLNWDILSKPKISSDIEYNYAYYPVVFPSEQILRKVQAALAAEDIIPRRYFYPSLNTLAYMPKNIPCPVSEDVSVRVLSLPLYVGLPLSDVERISKIINDHISP, from the coding sequence ATGATTAACGTCACTAAGGCATATTTACCAGACCAGGAGCAGTACATCAAATACGTTCGTGAGATTTGGGATCGTGGATACCTTACCAATAATGGCCCATTGGTTCAGGAACTTGAAGCCAAACTGAAAGAATATCTCAACGTAGATTATCTCTATTTTTGTGGGAATGGCACCATTGTGCTGCAAATTGCCATGAAAGCTTTGGGAATAAAAGGAGAAGTAATTACAACACCTTTTTCCTATGTTGCCACTTCAAATGTAATTCTTTGGGAAAATTGTCTGCCTGTTTTTGTAGATATTGACCCGGAAACTTTCAATATCAATCCGGATTTAATTGAAGCTTCGATTACATCCGAAACTACGGCAATACTTGCTACACATGTGTACGGAAATCCATGTGATGTCGAAAAAATCGAAGCCATTGCAAAAAAGCATAATCTAAAAGTAATTTACGACGGAGCGCATGCTTTTGGTGTAACTTATAAAGGGAAATCTCTATTTTCCTATGGTGATTTGAGTACTTGCAGCTTCCATGCGACCAAGGTTTTTCATACTACGGAAGGTGGCGCACTGATTTCAAATCATCCCGAACTTGATAAGGAATTACATTTGCTACGCGCCTTTGGACACAAGGGGGATGAAGAATATTATTTTGCAGGAATAAATGGTAAAAATTCAGAATTCCATGCCGCTATGGGTTTATGTAATTTGCCAAATGTGCCGGATATCATTGCAGCCAGAAAAGAAATCTTTGACTGGTATGATGGTTTCCTGAACTGGGATATTTTGTCAAAACCAAAAATCAGTTCTGATATTGAATACAATTACGCTTACTATCCTGTTGTTTTCCCGTCAGAACAAATCCTGAGAAAAGTGCAGGCGGCGTTGGCAGCTGAGGATATAATACCGAGAAGATACTTTTACCCATCGCTGAACACCCTGGCTTATATGCCAAAAAATATTCCCTGCCCGGTTTCGGAGGATGTGTCCGTGAGAGTGTTAAGTTTGCCGCTTTATGTTGGCCTGCCTCTTTCGGACGTAGAGCGAATCAGTAAAATTATCAACGACCACATATCTCCATAG
- a CDS encoding ArnT family glycosyltransferase has translation MAILYLLSFFLFIYSVGYTSKKIAQPSLTEWLIISFILFVGSIIPTGFVLSALDLTANVPAWIAGNFIAIGLHFALWSKLLPNKPVFSVRAIISNRFSTFKLWARELSPYLKFIFIVMFGTLAIIGITNLILVLFTVPNEWDSMTGHLNRAVRYIQRGTMEHFGGTNWNMDTYPKSVTTIQIYSYLITGKVENAFKLIHHLAFWMTLVSVFGIAQRIGRNLSASFFCALAYSMFLNFLMQAVTTETDIVLTAYLSCLLYFIFTFYSTRDNRYLYLAGMAFGIVFGHKITFAFLLPSVFVLMIYAVFISPNLKVFFDRFIKLAIPIFLSVLIYTLPTGYIKNIQVFGHPIGPATALKHQSVERFGTVRNLLKQGTRNVFRYSYEFFNLDGIRNAQWGYDLNTEIRKPIVVLEDKLNLRLDEETTYAIVPFSFQRHFDNYNANPYWGVFGFALILPLLLLVFLRVFSSRVHWFLALAFILDFIAISYSAVYDPFKGRYFIEPGLFGVLFLLLLFSNHRLSIIKPRRRIWKGYVLVVVLLACTSAIMAVFLNIRCLPFPAYGAESALKMSRIKYQTFARPDVTKAYETYDSIVPKDAVVALATINDDFEYPLYGAELSRKLISINPFEKGLQPIPKDADYLFYDRSVVNDTSKIKALPTDLRLGSDTVSAKYRDLAVKGEDYYLRKLK, from the coding sequence ATGGCTATTCTTTATCTGCTTTCTTTTTTTCTGTTTATATATAGTGTTGGTTATACTTCAAAAAAAATAGCACAACCATCACTGACCGAATGGCTCATCATATCATTTATTCTTTTTGTCGGAAGCATAATCCCAACCGGGTTTGTGCTTTCAGCATTAGATCTTACGGCAAATGTCCCTGCCTGGATTGCAGGTAATTTTATTGCCATTGGACTTCATTTTGCGCTTTGGTCAAAGCTACTTCCAAATAAACCGGTATTCTCTGTCCGTGCCATAATCAGTAACCGGTTCAGCACTTTTAAATTGTGGGCCAGAGAATTATCTCCCTACCTGAAATTTATTTTCATTGTGATGTTTGGCACACTTGCCATCATTGGAATCACAAACCTGATATTGGTACTATTTACTGTTCCAAATGAATGGGATAGTATGACCGGGCACCTGAACCGCGCTGTCAGATATATTCAGCGGGGAACAATGGAGCATTTTGGAGGAACCAACTGGAATATGGATACCTATCCGAAAAGTGTAACAACTATCCAGATTTATTCTTACCTGATTACCGGAAAAGTTGAAAACGCTTTTAAGCTGATTCATCACCTGGCATTTTGGATGACGCTTGTTTCTGTTTTTGGAATTGCACAACGTATTGGTAGAAATCTGTCGGCAAGTTTTTTCTGTGCGCTGGCTTACAGCATGTTTCTGAATTTCCTGATGCAGGCCGTTACGACGGAAACTGATATTGTACTGACAGCATATTTAAGCTGTCTGCTTTATTTCATTTTTACATTTTACAGCACGCGGGATAACAGATATTTATATCTCGCCGGTATGGCATTCGGTATTGTCTTTGGCCATAAAATCACATTCGCATTTCTTTTGCCGTCTGTTTTTGTGCTTATGATTTATGCTGTGTTCATTTCACCAAACCTGAAAGTATTTTTTGACCGATTTATAAAATTGGCGATTCCCATTTTCCTTTCTGTTCTGATATATACTTTACCAACTGGTTATATAAAAAACATACAGGTTTTCGGGCATCCCATCGGGCCTGCTACTGCTTTGAAACATCAGTCAGTTGAACGTTTTGGTACGGTACGAAATCTTCTTAAGCAGGGTACCCGAAATGTTTTCCGTTACAGTTACGAATTTTTCAATCTGGATGGAATACGGAATGCACAGTGGGGATATGATCTGAATACGGAAATTCGGAAGCCGATTGTCGTTTTGGAAGATAAATTAAACCTGCGACTGGATGAAGAAACGACTTATGCCATTGTTCCATTTTCGTTCCAAAGACATTTTGATAATTATAATGCAAATCCATATTGGGGTGTTTTTGGTTTTGCTCTGATTCTGCCTTTATTGCTTCTTGTATTTTTAAGAGTATTTTCATCCAGAGTTCATTGGTTTCTTGCACTGGCCTTTATTCTTGATTTTATAGCCATTTCATATTCAGCAGTTTACGACCCATTCAAGGGAAGATATTTTATAGAACCTGGCTTATTCGGCGTACTATTCTTACTTCTTTTATTTTCAAATCATCGTTTATCTATCATAAAACCAAGACGCAGAATCTGGAAAGGTTATGTTTTGGTGGTGGTTTTACTGGCTTGTACTTCGGCAATTATGGCTGTTTTTCTAAATATTCGCTGTCTTCCTTTTCCAGCTTACGGAGCAGAATCTGCCTTAAAAATGAGTCGTATCAAATACCAGACCTTTGCACGTCCGGATGTAACAAAGGCATATGAAACTTATGATTCGATTGTTCCAAAAGATGCAGTGGTAGCACTTGCTACAATCAATGATGACTTTGAATATCCTTTGTATGGAGCAGAATTAAGCCGCAAATTAATTTCCATCAACCCTTTTGAAAAAGGTTTACAACCAATTCCAAAAGATGCCGATTATCTGTTTTATGACAGAAGTGTTGTGAACGATACCAGCAAAATCAAAGCCTTACCGACGGATTTGAGATTGGGCAGTGATACTGTTTCTGCAAAATATCGGGATCTGGCGGTTAAAGGAGAGGATTATTACCTCAGAAAGCTGAAATAA
- a CDS encoding WbqC family protein: protein MTIAIMQPYIFPYIGYFQLINAVDKFVIYDDVNFINKGWINRNNILVSGQAHLFTIPLKDASQNKLINEVELAINDPWKKKFLKTVQQSYLKAPNYQKVFHLIEEIVNSGVETISEFTWLALQKVCAYMEITTEIVPSSSIYKNTDLKAQERILDICKQENASHYINPIGGMELYEKNIFEKENIKLNFIKSTAGAYPQFKNAFVPWLSIIDILMFNDAESIGKLLKEFELI, encoded by the coding sequence ATGACCATTGCCATCATGCAGCCTTATATATTCCCGTACATCGGGTACTTTCAGCTCATTAATGCTGTTGATAAGTTTGTGATATATGACGATGTGAATTTTATAAATAAGGGCTGGATCAACAGAAACAACATTTTAGTTTCAGGTCAGGCACACCTTTTTACTATTCCGCTCAAAGACGCAAGTCAGAATAAGCTGATCAATGAAGTTGAGCTGGCTATTAATGACCCATGGAAAAAAAAGTTTCTTAAAACCGTTCAGCAATCTTATCTGAAAGCACCCAATTATCAAAAGGTTTTTCATCTGATTGAAGAAATCGTAAATTCGGGAGTGGAAACGATATCAGAATTCACATGGCTTGCTTTGCAGAAAGTGTGTGCTTATATGGAAATCACGACAGAAATTGTTCCGTCATCTTCCATTTATAAAAACACAGACCTGAAAGCGCAGGAGCGGATACTGGATATTTGCAAACAGGAAAATGCCAGCCATTACATCAACCCGATTGGCGGAATGGAGTTGTACGAAAAAAATATATTTGAAAAGGAGAATATTAAGCTGAATTTTATCAAAAGTACAGCCGGTGCTTATCCTCAATTTAAAAATGCTTTCGTACCTTGGCTTTCCATTATAGACATACTAATGTTTAACGATGCCGAAAGTATCGGTAAACTTCTTAAAGAATTCGAACTTATATAA
- a CDS encoding acetyltransferase, producing MAKVIIFGVLDTAELAHYYLEHDSEHEVVAFSVNREYIQEESFRGLPLVAFEDVETIFPPSDYSFFAPMTGRNMNRNREAIYNQVKAKGYQFISYISSHATILDRNNVVGENCFILEDNTIQPFTTVGNNVVMWSGNHIGHHGQIKDHVFFTSHVVMSGHCVIESYSFFGVNSTIRDYMTIAQGTLVGMASAVTKDTEEWGIYIGNPAKKVPGKKSFEAY from the coding sequence ATGGCAAAGGTTATTATTTTTGGAGTTCTGGATACAGCGGAATTGGCGCATTATTATCTGGAACACGACTCGGAACATGAAGTAGTAGCTTTTTCAGTAAATCGGGAATACATACAGGAAGAATCATTTCGCGGACTGCCTTTGGTTGCTTTTGAAGATGTGGAAACAATTTTCCCACCTTCTGATTATTCATTTTTCGCACCCATGACAGGGCGTAACATGAACAGAAACCGGGAAGCCATTTACAACCAGGTAAAAGCGAAAGGATATCAGTTTATCTCTTACATCAGTTCGCACGCCACCATTCTTGACAGAAATAATGTTGTTGGCGAAAATTGCTTTATCCTGGAAGACAATACGATTCAGCCTTTTACAACGGTTGGAAATAATGTTGTCATGTGGAGCGGAAATCATATCGGTCATCACGGCCAAATCAAAGATCATGTTTTCTTTACCTCTCACGTGGTTATGTCGGGCCATTGTGTGATTGAATCCTATTCATTTTTTGGTGTAAACAGTACGATCAGAGATTATATGACCATCGCTCAGGGAACTCTTGTAGGAATGGCGTCTGCTGTTACAAAGGATACTGAGGAATGGGGAATTTATATTGGCAATCCGGCAAAAAAAGTACCTGGAAAAAAGAGTTTCGAAGCTTACTAA
- a CDS encoding glycosyltransferase family 4 protein — protein MTQKKILFISHDANRAGSQLLLLQLLRLLKERQVPMHLLLCNGGELEEEFAEVVTITRLFSKDNIISKPLSGKILRKIRLHKLYEQHSEQKDRERVVAELESQNIGLVFVNSIANSEVYCESLKFLHHLPVVLFVHELGMSVKIYTFEDHLKFLLKKADHLIAVSNAVANHYVRDYGFPAEKVSTFTLIDHDHIDEILKKAQRNLLEKTYNIPHDAVIIGGCGNAEWRKGNDIFNWIARRVIQKTSPLPVYFVWVGAGPQHEIYELIKSDIHLMGLEERIILIPPTPQALDYISRFDVLMLSSREDPYPLVVLEAALNETPVVCFDGAGGAPELIESDAGFVVPYMDISAASEAIIKLILDPNMRESMGRKGREKVLERHNTDKSVSKIETIIQKYLPLQVSEKHNQ, from the coding sequence ATGACCCAAAAGAAAATACTATTTATAAGCCACGATGCCAACCGGGCAGGAAGCCAGTTATTGCTGCTTCAATTGCTTCGGTTGCTCAAAGAGCGACAAGTTCCTATGCATTTGCTGCTATGCAATGGCGGCGAGCTGGAAGAGGAATTTGCAGAGGTAGTAACCATTACGCGGTTATTCAGTAAAGACAATATTATATCAAAGCCTTTGTCAGGGAAAATCCTGAGAAAAATAAGACTTCATAAATTATATGAACAGCATAGCGAACAAAAAGACCGTGAACGTGTTGTTGCAGAACTTGAAAGCCAGAATATAGGATTGGTTTTCGTCAATTCCATTGCCAATTCAGAAGTTTACTGCGAATCTCTGAAATTTTTACATCATCTGCCGGTCGTCCTGTTCGTTCACGAATTAGGCATGTCGGTGAAAATATATACTTTCGAAGATCACCTGAAATTTTTGCTAAAAAAGGCTGATCATCTTATTGCAGTATCTAATGCTGTTGCCAACCACTATGTCCGCGATTATGGATTCCCAGCGGAAAAGGTCAGTACATTTACGTTAATTGATCATGATCATATTGACGAAATACTAAAAAAAGCGCAGCGCAATCTTTTAGAAAAAACCTATAATATTCCGCATGACGCCGTGATCATTGGCGGTTGTGGAAACGCAGAATGGAGAAAAGGTAATGATATTTTTAACTGGATTGCACGCCGTGTTATCCAGAAAACCAGTCCGTTACCGGTTTATTTTGTATGGGTTGGTGCCGGACCGCAGCATGAAATTTATGAGTTGATCAAAAGCGATATCCATTTAATGGGATTGGAAGAGCGTATTATTTTGATACCTCCTACTCCGCAGGCCCTCGATTATATCAGTCGTTTTGATGTGCTTATGTTAAGTTCACGCGAAGATCCATATCCACTTGTTGTGCTGGAAGCGGCATTAAATGAAACGCCTGTGGTATGTTTTGACGGAGCGGGTGGAGCGCCGGAATTAATCGAATCCGATGCCGGTTTTGTTGTGCCTTACATGGACATTTCCGCTGCTTCTGAGGCAATTATAAAACTGATTCTTGATCCAAATATGAGAGAATCCATGGGTCGTAAAGGACGTGAAAAGGTATTGGAACGCCATAACACTGACAAGAGCGTTTCAAAAATTGAAACCATTATCCAAAAGTACTTACCTTTGCAGGTCTCTGAAAAACACAATCAATGA